The Macaca thibetana thibetana isolate TM-01 chromosome 19, ASM2454274v1, whole genome shotgun sequence genome has a segment encoding these proteins:
- the LOC126942306 gene encoding olfactory receptor 10H1, translating to MQRANHSTVTQFILVGFSAFPDLQLMLFLLFLLMYLFTLLGNLLIMATVWSERSLHTPMYLFLCALSVSEILYTVAIIPRMLADLLSAQRSIAFLACASQMFFSFSFGFTHSFLLTVMGYDRYVAICRPLRYNVLMSPRGGACLVGCSWAGGSVMGLVVTTAIFHLTFCGPSEIHHFACHVPPLLKLACGNNVPAVALGVGLVCITALLGCFLLILLSYAFIVAAILKIPSAEGRNKAFFTCASHVTVVVVHYGFASVIYLKPKGPQSLEGDTLMGITYTVLTPFLSPIIFSLRNKELKVAMKTFFSKLYPEKNVTI from the coding sequence ATGCAGAGAGCCAATCACTCCACAGTGACCCAATTCATCCTCGTGGGCTTCTCCGCCTTCCCCGACCTCCAGCTGATGCTCTTCCTGCTGTTCCTGCTGATGTACCTGTTCACGCTGCTGGGCAACCTGCTCATCATGGCCACCGTCTGGAGCGAACGCAGCCTCCACACGCCCATGTACCTCTTCCTGTGCGCCCTCTCCGTCTCCGAGATCCTCTACACCGTGGCCATCATCCCGCGCATGCTGGCCGACCTGCTGTCCGCGCAGCGCTCCATCGCCTTCCTGGCCTGTGCCAGTCAGATGTTCTTCTCCTTCAGCTTCGGCTTCACCCACTCCTTCCTGCTCACCGTCATGGGCTACGACCGCTACGTGGCCATCTGCCGCCCCCTGCGCTACAACGTGCTCATGAGCCCGCGGGGCGGCGCCTGCCTGGTGGGCTGCTCCTGGGCTGGTGGCTCAGTCATGGGGCTGGTGGTGACCACGGCCATTTTCCACCTCACCTTCTGTGGACCCAGTGAGATCCACCATTTTGCTTGCCATGTGCCACCTCTGTTGAAGTTGGCCTGTGGAAATAATGTACCTGCTGTGGCCCTGGGCGTGGGCTTGGTGTGTATCACGGCCCTGCTGGGCTgttttctcctcatcctcctctcctATGCCTTCATCGTGGCCGCCATCTTGAAGATCCCTTCTGCTGAAGGCCGGAACAAGGCCTTCTTCACCTGTGCCTCTCACGTCACTGTGGTGGTCGTGCACTATGGCTTTGCCTCTGTCATTTACCTGAAGCCCAAAGGTCCCCAGTCTCTGGAAGGTGACACCTTGATGGGCATCACCTACACGGTCCTCACGCCCTTCCTCAGCCCCATCATTTTCAGCCTCAGGAACAAGGAGCTGAAGGTCGCCATGAAGACCTTCTTCAGTAAACTCTacccagaaaaaaatgtaacgATCTAG